One window of Quercus robur chromosome 5, dhQueRobu3.1, whole genome shotgun sequence genomic DNA carries:
- the LOC126727831 gene encoding uncharacterized protein LOC126727831, with amino-acid sequence MCMPKAQGGMGFRNLQDFNKAMLAKQLWQILQNPNSLVARAFKAKYFPIGDILNANLGSSPSYSWRSIHISLDVIRKGTRWRVGNGKLIHIWEDKWLPTPSTYKVISPPNDMPQFPMVSSLIDPMTRWWRVDMVRATFLPFEANLILRIPLSNNLPEDKIIWIGNSRGDFTVKSAYHIAHNLSESREKEECSIGDPCKLCLWSDNPLRTHGINKSFLDSTIFTLPCNSSRLGAFLCHRLGYLVNKNKIVHKDSSLLPPQVWKLAKNVSEDFVSSATWDLGQPRTTPFSWVPPSSGFHKINVDGASSELDSFSSVGVVIRDCRGDGVATLCKPLQTRFSAKLTEVFALEHGILLA; translated from the exons ATGTGTATGCCTAAAGCTCAAGGAGGCATGGGTTTTAGGAATTTGCAAGATTTCAACAAAGCAATGCTTGCAAAGCAATTATGGCAaatcctccaaaacccaaactcTCTAGTGGCAAGGGCTTTCAAAGCTAAATACTTCCCTATTGGAGATATTCTGAATGCTAACCTTGGAAGCTCCCCCTCATATTCTTGGAGAAGCATCCACATTAGCCTTGATGTTATACGGAAGGGAACTCGGTGGAGAGTGGGAAATGGGAAATTAATCCATATATGGGAGGACAAGTGGCTACCAACCCCATCTACTTACAAGGTTATTTCTCCACCAAATGATATGCCCCAATTCCCAATGGTCTCTTCTCTCATTGACCCAATGACAAGATGGTGGAGAGTAGACATGGTTAGAGcaactttccttccttttgAAGCTAACTTAATCTTGAGGATACCTTTAAGCAACAACCTTCCAGAGGACAAAATTATCTGGATAGGGAATAGTCGGGGAGATTTCACAGTCAAAAGTGCTTACCATATAGCCCATAATTTGTCAGAATCAAGGGAGAAAGAAGAATGCTCAATTGGAGATCCTTGCAAGTTG TGTCTTTGGTCAGATAATCCTCTTCGCACTCATGGCATCAACAAATCCTTTCTTGATTCCACAATATTCACTCTCCCATGCAACTCTTCAAGACTTGGAGCTTTTCTTTGCCATCGCTTAGGCTATTTGGTTAACAAAAATAAGATTGTGCACAAGGATTCTAGTCTACTTCCTCCTCAAGTGTGGAAATTGGCAAAAAATGTTTCTGAAGATTTTGTTAGTTCGGCAACTTGGGATCTTGGCCAACCTAGAACCACCCCATTCAGCTGGGTTCCTCCTTCCTCAGGATTCCACAAGATAAATGTTGATGGGGCCTCTTCTGAGCTTGACAGTTTCTCTAGTGTTGGAGTTGTCATTAGAGACTGCAGAGGTGATGGTGTGGCTACTCTGTGTAAACCCCTTCAAACTCGCTTCTCTGCTAAACTAACTGAGGTTTTTGCTTTGGAGCATGGCATTCTATTAGCTTAA